In the Sedimentisphaera cyanobacteriorum genome, ACTCCTGAATGAGATTTGTGTTATAATTGCAGCAATAAAAGACTTTAATTTTGCAGACAGTTATTTAAATGAATTCCTGTTCCAAAAACCCCTGCCCGCATATTGACCAAGGCATCCTCCAGAGCTTTGATTTCTCAGCAGACCGGCGCAGCAGAATTCTTATCCTCGGGTCTATGCCCGGCGGCGAATCGCTAAAGCAGCGGCAGTATTATGCCCACCATAAAAACCTTTTCTGGCATTTTATGGGGATATTCTTCGCGGCAGGCTGGCAGCTGCCCTACCCCAAAAGGCTTGAAAAGCTTAGAGACAGCGGTGTGGCGTTGTGGGACGCTGCCCAAAGCTGCCTGAGAGAAGGCAGCCTCGACAGCAATATCAAAGAAGCCCAGCCAAACGATTTTTCCAGCCTTATTGAAACTGCTCCAAATATCCACACTGTTTTCTTTAACGGGCGGAAGGCCGCTGAGCTTTTCAGAAAACTTGCCGCACCTGAATTTCCGCAAATTCAGAGAATTGAGCAAATCACCCTGCCATCAACCAGCCCTGCTAACGCATCTATCCCCTACGACAATAAACTCTCCGCTTGGCGTGAGGTTCTAAAGGCTGCCGAGAAGTTTTAATATTAATATTCACCGGAAAGTAAGCTTTGATTCAGAGTAGAGTCAGTTTCTAACCCCGCTGAATACTTTTTGGAATACTCTAAAATTGAAAATCGGCATCTAATCTGGTATAATCACTCAAGCGGCAGGGTCAAACAGAAAAGTTATTCGCCGGAAAGCGGCGGGGAGCGAAATATATGAGCAATTATCCTTGGTATGCAGCAGGCCTGCACTTTGAATGTATGCAATGCAGAAAC is a window encoding:
- a CDS encoding DNA-deoxyinosine glycosylase encodes the protein MNSCSKNPCPHIDQGILQSFDFSADRRSRILILGSMPGGESLKQRQYYAHHKNLFWHFMGIFFAAGWQLPYPKRLEKLRDSGVALWDAAQSCLREGSLDSNIKEAQPNDFSSLIETAPNIHTVFFNGRKAAELFRKLAAPEFPQIQRIEQITLPSTSPANASIPYDNKLSAWREVLKAAEKF